The Solibacillus sp. FSL R7-0682 genome includes a window with the following:
- a CDS encoding PhnD/SsuA/transferrin family substrate-binding protein has protein sequence MTNRWKLFLLGIFSALVLAACNSTEIGDSNEPASTGANEKDPLVIVWYPNESGAEMGPSRDAFGELLKEATGRDVEHKLTTDYAIAIETIANGNGHIAFMGAQGYIEAKNKNENIIPLVVPSGASGTLEDARYFSWLAVPKEKAEVYKDNGEFSLNATAGKSISFVSASSTSGFKVPTSSIIAHFSDKNLTQEQLMEGNEVYPTVLFGDSHQGSAVNMLMGRSDVAAFCDTCVSSYVELIEGEANKPGSIYKVRDDAAAPFNTLKGKEFTLIQVTPVLNAPFAANKDVLTQEEIDQIVQAMTSDETANNTDIFKPKELEEPALFTKSEEERFVQVEDAWFNPIRELSK, from the coding sequence ATGACAAATCGGTGGAAATTATTTCTGTTAGGAATTTTTAGTGCTTTAGTTTTGGCTGCATGTAACTCAACTGAAATAGGAGATTCTAATGAACCAGCATCTACTGGAGCAAATGAAAAAGATCCTCTTGTTATCGTCTGGTATCCAAATGAATCCGGAGCAGAAATGGGACCATCTCGAGATGCATTTGGCGAATTATTAAAAGAGGCTACAGGAAGAGATGTGGAACATAAATTAACGACAGATTACGCGATTGCGATTGAAACAATTGCAAATGGAAATGGGCACATTGCGTTCATGGGTGCGCAAGGCTATATTGAGGCAAAAAATAAAAATGAAAACATCATACCATTAGTTGTACCATCAGGTGCTTCAGGTACATTAGAAGATGCACGTTACTTCAGCTGGTTAGCCGTTCCAAAGGAAAAAGCTGAAGTGTACAAAGATAATGGTGAATTTTCATTAAATGCAACAGCAGGGAAATCCATTTCATTTGTATCTGCGTCTTCAACTTCAGGATTTAAAGTTCCAACAAGTTCGATTATTGCACATTTTAGTGATAAAAATTTAACACAAGAACAGTTAATGGAAGGCAACGAAGTTTATCCAACGGTTTTATTCGGAGATTCTCATCAAGGCTCTGCAGTTAATATGTTAATGGGTCGTTCAGATGTTGCAGCATTTTGTGACACATGTGTTTCATCTTACGTGGAACTTATAGAAGGCGAAGCAAATAAACCAGGATCAATTTATAAAGTACGTGATGATGCGGCAGCACCATTTAACACGCTAAAAGGGAAAGAATTTACATTAATTCAAGTAACCCCAGTATTAAATGCGCCATTCGCGGCAAACAAAGATGTTTTAACACAAGAAGAAATTGATCAAATAGTTCAAGCGATGACATCGGATGAAACTGCAAATAATACAGATATTTTCAAACCAAAGGAATTAGAAGAGCCAGCGTTATTTACGAAATCAGAGGAAGAACGATTTGTACAAGTTGAAGATGCTTGGTTCAACCCAATTCGCGAACTATCTAAATAA
- a CDS encoding DMT family transporter: protein MKSSIQFLLSMIIFGTIGLVVRFIEISSSKIAFLSSCIGCIFLLFVFLRQKKRFSTDKIKRSAAILFFSAIALAGNWIFLYQSYGYTSLANATLGYYFAPVIVMMLSPFVLKEPLSLKKIACICVALIGMVFIIGNGFNASEKRDLVGILFGLMAASFYAALMLINKFIKGFDRLELTIVQLSLTALILLPYVLATEGIDFLSIPRASIPFILLLGIVNTGIGFWLYFSGMENMKGQSIAMLSYVDPFVAIIISSVLLLEPLTILQVIGGFLLLGSTFASEIHFKRN, encoded by the coding sequence ATGAAATCAAGCATACAATTTTTATTATCTATGATTATTTTCGGTACGATTGGATTAGTCGTACGTTTTATTGAAATATCTTCAAGTAAAATCGCCTTTTTAAGCAGCTGCATTGGTTGCATATTTCTGCTGTTCGTCTTTTTACGACAAAAGAAAAGATTCTCAACGGATAAAATTAAGCGCAGTGCTGCTATTTTGTTCTTTTCCGCAATTGCACTCGCTGGTAACTGGATTTTTCTATACCAATCCTATGGTTACACAAGTCTTGCTAACGCAACATTAGGCTATTATTTCGCGCCTGTAATTGTAATGATGCTTTCTCCATTTGTGTTGAAAGAACCGTTGTCACTAAAAAAAATTGCGTGCATCTGCGTTGCCCTTATCGGGATGGTTTTCATTATTGGCAATGGTTTTAACGCCTCTGAAAAGCGTGATTTAGTAGGGATACTTTTTGGATTAATGGCCGCTTCCTTTTATGCAGCATTAATGCTCATTAACAAATTTATTAAAGGATTTGATCGATTAGAATTGACGATCGTTCAGCTTTCACTGACGGCGCTCATTTTACTTCCGTATGTATTAGCAACAGAGGGAATCGATTTTTTATCCATACCACGTGCTTCCATTCCGTTCATTTTGTTGCTCGGAATCGTCAATACAGGAATTGGCTTTTGGCTTTACTTTTCAGGAATGGAAAATATGAAAGGCCAAAGCATTGCCATGCTCAGCTACGTCGACCCATTTGTAGCGATTATCATTTCAAGTGTTCTATTACTTGAACCGCTTACCATATTGCAGGTTATCGGTGGTTTTCTATTACTTGGTTCTACTTTTGCAAGTGAAATACATTTTAAAAGGAATTAA
- the ssuC gene encoding aliphatic sulfonate ABC transporter permease SsuC: MKEKSKKLHNIIAPWIIPITIIVFWQISAKLGWISNTILPAPSEVIQAGITQAQKGVLWDHLQISFTRATIGFVIGSGLALFIGIVNGAFPFAQRYLDTSIQMFRNIPNLALIPLVIIWFGVGEEGKIFLVAISVFFPVYINTYHGIRNVDPKLIEMAKIYNLSSVHLFTKVILLGALPSILVGIRYALGVMWLTLIVAETVAASSGIGYMSMNAREYMQLDIVVLAILLYALLGKLADLIAQLLEKKLLKWNPAYR; encoded by the coding sequence ATGAAAGAAAAAAGTAAGAAGCTACACAACATAATTGCACCGTGGATTATACCAATTACAATCATTGTTTTCTGGCAGATTAGTGCGAAGTTAGGCTGGATATCGAATACGATTTTGCCAGCACCTTCTGAAGTGATTCAGGCAGGTATTACACAAGCGCAAAAAGGGGTTTTATGGGACCATTTACAAATTAGTTTTACCCGTGCCACTATCGGTTTTGTCATCGGAAGCGGACTAGCCTTATTTATCGGTATCGTAAATGGTGCCTTCCCATTTGCTCAAAGATATTTGGATACGTCCATTCAAATGTTTCGAAATATCCCAAACCTAGCATTAATCCCCCTTGTCATCATCTGGTTTGGAGTTGGAGAAGAAGGGAAAATCTTTTTAGTCGCAATCAGTGTGTTTTTCCCCGTATATATAAATACGTATCATGGCATTCGCAATGTAGATCCTAAACTAATAGAAATGGCGAAAATCTACAACTTATCCAGTGTTCATTTATTTACAAAAGTCATTTTATTAGGTGCGCTCCCTTCCATTCTAGTTGGGATTCGTTATGCATTAGGGGTTATGTGGCTTACATTAATAGTTGCAGAAACAGTAGCGGCAAGCTCTGGAATTGGCTACATGTCTATGAATGCTAGAGAATATATGCAGCTTGACATTGTTGTATTAGCGATTTTGTTATATGCCCTACTCGGAAAATTGGCCGATTTAATTGCGCAACTATTAGAGAAAAAATTATTAAAATGGAACCCTGCATATCGTTAA
- a CDS encoding ABC transporter permease subunit, which yields MHSVPSLTDVTVKKGRILIKKRTRATMVMQFTLWSLAIFTMISPFLLDYGKIDWQTALTMTLGNLKMMFLQPVFNQITFGTAILQIGMTIALALLATLLSAVISFFLAILSAKNLAPSKVATMIIAFNSFIRAVPTVLWVLILAIVAGLGAVACVLGMMLHSIAYLTKAYAESFEEIEEGTIEALRASGSNWWHIIRAVVLPQSSSFLVSWTFLRFETNFDVAIAMGAAAAAGGIGFELFMASSFYYDLHEVGAITYCALIVALMLEFISVRIKRKLMMHS from the coding sequence ATGCATTCAGTACCTTCGTTAACAGATGTAACAGTAAAAAAAGGACGTATCCTCATAAAAAAACGTACAAGAGCTACAATGGTTATGCAATTCACACTGTGGAGCTTAGCAATTTTTACAATGATTAGCCCATTTTTACTAGACTATGGGAAGATTGATTGGCAAACTGCTCTCACAATGACGTTAGGCAATTTAAAAATGATGTTTTTACAGCCAGTCTTTAACCAAATTACTTTTGGGACAGCCATACTACAAATTGGAATGACAATCGCTCTTGCATTGCTTGCAACTTTATTAAGTGCGGTAATTTCCTTTTTCCTTGCGATATTAAGTGCGAAAAATTTAGCACCAAGTAAAGTTGCAACTATGATAATTGCGTTTAATTCCTTCATTCGGGCTGTGCCTACTGTATTATGGGTTTTAATCTTAGCAATTGTTGCAGGCTTAGGGGCAGTTGCCTGTGTACTAGGGATGATGCTCCATTCTATCGCCTATTTGACGAAGGCATATGCGGAATCCTTTGAGGAAATTGAGGAAGGGACAATTGAAGCATTACGGGCATCTGGCTCCAATTGGTGGCATATTATACGCGCGGTCGTCCTGCCACAATCCTCTTCATTCTTAGTATCATGGACTTTCTTACGATTTGAGACAAACTTTGATGTGGCAATTGCTATGGGTGCAGCAGCAGCGGCAGGAGGAATTGGCTTTGAATTATTTATGGCCTCAAGCTTTTATTATGATTTACATGAGGTTGGGGCTATTACCTATTGTGCGTTAATCGTTGCGCTTATGTTAGAGTTCATTTCTGTACGAATAAAACGGAAATTAATGATGCATTCATAG
- a CDS encoding aliphatic sulfonate ABC transporter substrate-binding protein produces MKKLRSIFFLISIVLVLAACNSSSAEDKKIRIGYQKGATTLLLKNNGDLEKELNDLGYKVEWSEFNTASSILEALNAGAIDIANGGDAPSVMAITKGMNFNYIAAEQSAPQAEGILVKNNDSITTIEDLKGKKVAYNKASIAEYLLATVLESVNLTLDDVESVILSPADASVAFEKGEVDAWVTWDPFMTVSEQKGNTILTTAEGILNYRSFYFASNNLVDHHPEVAKAYVDHVIEIGAGIDQDPTDAANILEENTGIEAAVWVTALNRKSSAPTYIDNTVLEDLQQLSDDLHKINLLEQPVGDFTDYIWQP; encoded by the coding sequence ATGAAAAAATTACGATCAATTTTTTTTCTAATAAGTATAGTGTTGGTTTTAGCAGCTTGTAATTCATCTAGTGCTGAGGACAAAAAAATACGTATTGGCTACCAAAAAGGTGCTACTACATTGCTACTAAAGAACAATGGCGATTTAGAGAAGGAATTAAATGACTTAGGCTATAAAGTAGAGTGGTCTGAATTCAATACCGCAAGCTCTATTTTAGAAGCATTAAATGCTGGGGCTATTGATATCGCTAATGGTGGTGATGCTCCATCCGTCATGGCCATTACAAAAGGAATGAATTTCAACTATATTGCAGCGGAGCAATCTGCACCTCAAGCAGAAGGAATTTTAGTAAAAAACAATGATTCGATTACAACAATTGAAGATTTAAAAGGGAAGAAAGTTGCCTATAACAAAGCTTCTATTGCGGAATATTTACTTGCTACAGTATTAGAATCCGTCAATTTAACATTAGATGATGTGGAATCTGTTATTTTAAGCCCTGCTGATGCAAGTGTTGCTTTTGAAAAAGGAGAAGTCGATGCTTGGGTTACATGGGACCCTTTTATGACCGTATCTGAACAAAAGGGAAATACGATTTTAACAACAGCTGAAGGAATTTTAAATTACCGTAGCTTTTATTTTGCTTCCAATAATCTAGTTGATCATCATCCTGAGGTTGCAAAAGCCTATGTAGATCATGTAATTGAAATCGGAGCTGGAATTGATCAGGATCCGACTGATGCCGCAAATATTTTGGAGGAAAACACGGGTATTGAGGCAGCCGTTTGGGTAACGGCATTAAATCGTAAATCTTCCGCACCGACCTATATCGATAACACGGTGTTAGAAGATTTACAACAGTTAAGTGACGATTTACACAAAATCAACTTACTTGAACAGCCAGTGGGAGATTTTACGGACTATATTTGGCAGCCTTAG
- a CDS encoding PHP domain-containing protein produces the protein MKIDLHTHSRYSDGSESLEALFQQAKAAGISHLGVVDHDTTKHHEEGRQLARQYEMTFIPGVEISAYDFKRKRKVHMLGYGFRGACPAINALCKPLLARRHAHSLWQLACIQNAGFNVKEEDALQFAHISGTLYKQHIMNALIEESYDEKNYQALYRSLFKGAGVAAGDIYYIDALEALQAIKKDGGIAVIAHPGQLDSFDIAEELVREGLDGIEYVHPDHTATHRERIEKLADKYDLLLTGGSDFHGKYGSTVQLGQYLAKDLPNIDLLMKC, from the coding sequence ATGAAAATCGATTTGCATACACATAGCCGTTATTCAGATGGTAGTGAATCTCTTGAAGCATTGTTTCAACAAGCAAAGGCAGCAGGCATTTCCCATCTAGGTGTTGTCGATCATGATACGACGAAGCACCATGAGGAAGGGAGGCAACTTGCACGTCAATATGAAATGACGTTTATTCCTGGTGTTGAAATATCAGCCTATGATTTTAAACGCAAGCGGAAGGTGCATATGCTAGGCTATGGTTTTCGAGGTGCTTGCCCAGCTATTAATGCATTATGTAAACCATTATTGGCTAGAAGGCACGCGCATTCATTATGGCAGCTAGCATGCATACAAAATGCCGGATTCAATGTCAAGGAGGAGGACGCATTACAATTTGCTCACATTAGTGGCACCCTCTATAAGCAACATATTATGAATGCTCTTATTGAAGAGTCGTATGATGAAAAAAACTACCAAGCGCTGTATCGTTCACTGTTTAAAGGAGCGGGGGTTGCTGCAGGCGATATATACTATATTGATGCCTTGGAGGCACTACAAGCGATTAAGAAAGATGGTGGAATTGCAGTCATCGCTCATCCAGGTCAACTCGATTCTTTTGACATCGCTGAGGAGTTAGTGAGAGAAGGATTAGATGGAATTGAGTATGTTCATCCCGATCATACAGCAACCCATCGAGAACGAATAGAGAAGTTGGCTGACAAGTACGACTTATTGTTAACAGGCGGCTCCGATTTTCACGGTAAATATGGATCAACGGTACAACTTGGCCAATACTTAGCAAAGGATTTACCAAATATCGATTTATTAATGAAATGTTAA
- the rpmG gene encoding 50S ribosomal protein L33 yields MRVNITLACTETGDKNYITTKNKRNNAERLELKKYCPRLKRVTIHRETK; encoded by the coding sequence ATGCGAGTAAATATCACATTAGCTTGTACAGAGACAGGGGATAAAAATTACATTACAACAAAAAATAAACGCAATAATGCAGAACGATTGGAATTGAAAAAATATTGCCCTCGTCTAAAACGTGTAACGATACATCGAGAGACGAAGTAG
- the phnE gene encoding phosphonate ABC transporter, permease protein PhnE, with product MTGSNILRRKKWQATAIFIVFIVLTYSSAKMTNFSFLESIQAIPGTIVWMFSNLIPTSEAIANLPKVLERLWETIVLSVFATTSAAIFALFFAMLGAKTTEVNSYLGYVTRIIASISRNIPVVAWALILVISFGHNVITGYFALFFSTFGFLVRMFIETIDEASSDGVEALTASGSTYLQMVLKGVLPETMPQMLSWVFYMIETNIRSATLVGILTGTGIGYLFDLYYKMLNYEMVGLITLTIIIVVFAIEFTSNSVRRAIS from the coding sequence ATGACAGGATCAAATATTTTACGAAGAAAGAAGTGGCAAGCAACAGCGATCTTTATCGTATTCATCGTATTAACATATAGTTCTGCTAAAATGACGAATTTTAGTTTTTTAGAGTCAATTCAAGCAATTCCCGGGACAATTGTATGGATGTTCTCGAATTTGATCCCTACTTCTGAAGCGATAGCAAATTTACCAAAAGTGTTAGAACGTCTTTGGGAAACGATTGTTTTATCGGTATTTGCGACAACTTCAGCAGCTATTTTTGCGCTATTCTTTGCAATGCTAGGTGCTAAAACAACAGAAGTGAATTCATATTTAGGTTATGTAACACGAATAATTGCTTCTATTTCACGCAATATTCCAGTTGTAGCATGGGCTTTAATTCTTGTTATTTCCTTTGGTCATAACGTAATTACCGGCTATTTTGCGCTGTTCTTTTCAACTTTCGGTTTTTTAGTGCGGATGTTTATCGAAACGATTGATGAAGCAAGTTCAGACGGAGTGGAGGCATTAACTGCTTCGGGATCTACTTACTTACAAATGGTGTTAAAAGGTGTACTTCCTGAAACGATGCCACAAATGCTCAGCTGGGTATTTTATATGATTGAAACAAATATTCGAAGTGCAACCCTTGTGGGGATATTAACAGGTACGGGTATCGGCTATTTATTCGATTTGTATTATAAAATGCTGAACTATGAAATGGTCGGTCTTATTACATTAACAATCATCATTGTAGTATTTGCGATTGAATTTACTTCTAATTCAGTTAGGAGGGCGATTTCATAA
- the phnL gene encoding phosphonate C-P lyase system protein PhnL, with the protein MLTIQNLHKSFTIHHLNKTFQALEGISLQVERGGFLGIVGKSGSGKSTILKSIYRTYEPQSGKILFQSEAFGEIDLLSATPRQIVYLRKYEIGYVSQFLSVMPRTTALQLVTQSLLDIGIEMDHAIEKAKDALRHFDLDEKLWNSYPNNFSGGEKLRLNIARAIVKEPRLLLLDEPTASLDQASKIKVRESIEKLKAQGTTLIGIFHDLEFMEGLCDDVFTMKIVEKEDVLL; encoded by the coding sequence ATGCTAACAATTCAAAATTTGCATAAATCTTTTACAATTCATCATCTAAACAAAACGTTTCAAGCATTAGAGGGGATTTCTTTACAGGTTGAACGAGGTGGTTTTTTAGGGATTGTTGGAAAAAGCGGCAGCGGTAAATCGACAATTTTAAAAAGTATTTATCGGACGTATGAGCCGCAAAGTGGAAAAATTCTTTTTCAATCAGAAGCTTTTGGTGAGATTGATTTATTATCAGCGACACCAAGACAAATTGTATATTTACGAAAATATGAAATTGGTTATGTTTCGCAGTTTCTCAGTGTTATGCCAAGAACAACTGCGTTACAACTAGTAACGCAATCTCTTTTGGATATCGGAATTGAAATGGATCATGCAATAGAGAAAGCAAAAGATGCACTACGACATTTTGACTTAGATGAAAAGCTTTGGAATAGTTATCCGAATAATTTTTCTGGTGGTGAAAAGCTACGGCTTAATATTGCTAGAGCCATTGTAAAAGAACCACGCTTACTTTTATTAGATGAGCCAACAGCAAGTTTAGATCAAGCTTCAAAAATAAAAGTTCGCGAATCCATTGAAAAGTTAAAGGCTCAAGGGACGACTCTTATTGGTATTTTTCATGATTTAGAATTTATGGAAGGGTTATGTGATGATGTGTTTACAATGAAAATCGTTGAAAAAGAGGATGTACTTCTATGA
- the phnC gene encoding phosphonate ABC transporter ATP-binding protein has product MPPKDQKKVPTPNQSYSMLQLNSIHKSYDHQTNVLNDVSFSLKEGEFVSIIGPSGAGKSTLLRCINRMIEPSRGEIIFNEQNIRLLNKKDLRKERTKIGMIFQHYNLVSRLTVFENVLHGRFGYKNTLQGVFGMYTEEEKLLALSILEKLGMKEHIYKRCDQLSGGQKQRVGIARALVQEPKLLLCDEPIASLDPNASKIIMEHLKEISTSMGITVLVNLHQVEVAMKYSDRIIGLSKGNKVFDGAPEKLDASAIKAIYGTSIDELITE; this is encoded by the coding sequence ATGCCACCAAAGGATCAGAAAAAAGTGCCAACTCCAAATCAATCCTATTCAATGCTACAACTAAACTCCATTCATAAAAGCTACGATCATCAAACAAATGTATTAAATGATGTTTCATTTTCTTTAAAGGAAGGCGAATTTGTCTCCATTATCGGTCCTTCAGGTGCAGGGAAATCCACACTTTTACGATGCATTAATCGAATGATTGAGCCATCAAGAGGTGAAATCATTTTTAATGAGCAAAACATCAGGCTGCTCAATAAAAAAGATTTACGAAAAGAACGAACAAAGATTGGGATGATCTTTCAGCACTATAATTTAGTTTCGAGATTGACAGTATTTGAAAATGTTTTACACGGACGATTTGGTTATAAAAACACACTGCAGGGCGTTTTTGGAATGTATACAGAAGAAGAAAAATTGCTTGCACTATCGATATTAGAAAAGCTTGGAATGAAGGAGCATATTTACAAACGCTGCGACCAATTAAGTGGAGGTCAGAAGCAACGTGTTGGGATAGCACGTGCGCTTGTTCAAGAACCAAAATTATTACTTTGTGATGAGCCCATTGCCTCCCTTGATCCGAATGCTTCAAAAATTATTATGGAACATTTAAAGGAGATTTCAACATCGATGGGCATCACGGTATTAGTAAACTTACATCAAGTTGAAGTTGCGATGAAATATTCTGACCGGATTATTGGACTAAGTAAAGGAAATAAAGTGTTTGATGGAGCGCCAGAAAAATTAGATGCATCAGCTATTAAAGCAATATACGGTACATCAATCGATGAATTAATTACAGAATAG
- a CDS encoding ATP-grasp domain-containing protein, producing the protein MTKKIYVIHENNEWTIHLEKRLQELNLPYELWHLNEGTVNLQEAPPEGVFYSRMSASSHTRNHRYAPELTGAVLDWLEFHGRTVFNGSQALQYELSKVKQYTQLERLGIQTPKTVVAVGKSKIVDAAKQLNMVPFITKHNRAGKGLGVQLFYSIEGLEEYLNSKRFEEPVDGITLVQQYIQSPGQFITRAEFIGGRYIYSVRVDTSEGFELCPADACQIGDLYCPVGEQPKQNMKFEIVENAHPELITKFEQFLHESKIAIAGIEFIVDEQGNAYAYDVNTNTNYNADAEEAYGKYGMLELAKFLGEQLHN; encoded by the coding sequence ATGACGAAGAAAATATATGTAATCCATGAAAATAATGAATGGACAATTCATCTTGAAAAACGTTTACAGGAATTAAATTTACCTTATGAACTATGGCATCTTAATGAGGGTACGGTAAACCTACAGGAAGCGCCACCAGAAGGTGTTTTTTATAGCCGAATGAGCGCATCTTCCCATACACGCAATCATCGTTATGCACCAGAATTGACAGGTGCTGTACTTGATTGGCTCGAGTTTCATGGTCGAACAGTGTTTAATGGAAGCCAGGCACTTCAGTATGAATTAAGTAAAGTGAAGCAATATACACAATTAGAGCGATTAGGCATTCAAACGCCAAAAACGGTTGTAGCTGTTGGGAAATCTAAAATTGTTGATGCAGCTAAGCAACTAAATATGGTGCCGTTCATAACGAAACATAACCGTGCAGGAAAAGGACTTGGTGTCCAATTATTTTATTCGATTGAAGGATTAGAGGAATATTTAAATAGTAAGCGTTTTGAAGAGCCAGTCGATGGGATTACACTAGTGCAACAATATATCCAATCACCAGGGCAGTTTATTACACGCGCGGAATTTATCGGTGGGCGTTATATATACTCTGTACGTGTTGATACGTCCGAAGGGTTTGAACTATGTCCTGCAGATGCTTGTCAAATTGGGGATTTATATTGCCCGGTTGGGGAGCAACCAAAGCAAAATATGAAATTTGAAATTGTGGAAAATGCACATCCAGAGTTAATCACTAAATTTGAACAATTTTTACACGAGAGCAAAATTGCGATTGCCGGAATTGAATTTATCGTTGATGAACAGGGCAATGCTTATGCTTATGATGTGAATACAAATACGAATTATAATGCAGACGCAGAAGAGGCGTATGGAAAATATGGTATGCTCGAGCTTGCCAAGTTTTTAGGAGAGCAGTTACATAACTAA
- a CDS encoding GTP-binding protein, whose protein sequence is MSKIPVSVLSGYLGAGKTTLLNSMLTQATERIAVIVNDMSEVNIDAALLARSTEELVELSNGCICCTLREDLLREVENLVEKGGIDAIVIESTGISEPIPVAQTFTYIDEETGIDLTEICELDAMITVVDAYRFMNDYASGETLLERKQTDDATDQRDVSDLLVDQLEFANIFVITKSDLVNKDYLQQFQAFLARINPKSEQHLAVNGEIDLTKLMHRQLFNFDEASTAAGWIHELEHEHTPETEEYGITSFVYRRKRPFHPQRWHDWLAEMPVEIVRSKGFFWLATRDMPGLISQAGVSIQFSGAGEWVATLSEHEKQQILIEDNELRAKWDETYGDRASEIVFIGIDMDVKQMIEELDSCLVNDEEWATSEHLADPLPQFVAAMQE, encoded by the coding sequence ATGAGTAAAATTCCTGTTTCAGTATTGAGCGGCTATTTAGGAGCTGGAAAGACGACATTATTAAATAGCATGCTTACACAAGCAACAGAACGAATAGCAGTTATTGTCAATGACATGAGTGAAGTGAATATTGATGCAGCCCTTCTTGCGCGCTCAACAGAAGAACTAGTGGAACTCTCGAATGGCTGTATTTGTTGTACACTACGAGAAGATTTATTACGTGAAGTTGAAAATCTAGTAGAAAAGGGGGGGATTGATGCAATTGTCATTGAATCGACAGGTATAAGTGAACCAATACCAGTAGCTCAAACCTTTACTTATATCGATGAAGAAACCGGGATTGATTTGACAGAAATTTGTGAATTAGATGCAATGATTACAGTTGTAGATGCGTATCGCTTTATGAATGATTATGCCAGCGGTGAAACGTTACTTGAACGCAAGCAAACAGACGATGCAACAGATCAACGAGATGTGTCAGACTTATTGGTTGATCAACTTGAATTTGCTAATATTTTTGTGATTACGAAAAGTGATTTAGTCAATAAAGATTATTTGCAGCAATTCCAAGCTTTTTTAGCTCGTATAAATCCTAAGTCAGAGCAACATTTAGCAGTGAATGGTGAAATTGACCTTACAAAGTTAATGCATCGTCAATTATTTAATTTTGATGAAGCGTCGACTGCTGCAGGTTGGATCCATGAGCTAGAGCATGAACATACACCTGAAACTGAGGAATATGGTATTACTTCCTTCGTCTATCGGCGTAAACGTCCATTTCATCCTCAGCGGTGGCATGATTGGTTAGCAGAAATGCCGGTGGAAATTGTTCGTTCAAAAGGATTTTTTTGGCTTGCTACACGCGATATGCCTGGCTTAATTTCACAAGCAGGAGTATCGATCCAATTTTCAGGAGCTGGCGAGTGGGTGGCGACATTATCTGAACATGAAAAGCAACAGATTTTAATTGAGGACAATGAATTACGTGCAAAGTGGGATGAAACTTACGGTGATCGTGCGTCAGAAATTGTCTTCATAGGTATTGATATGGACGTAAAGCAAATGATTGAGGAGCTTGATTCATGCCTTGTAAATGATGAAGAGTGGGCTACAAGTGAGCACTTAGCAGATCCACTTCCGCAATTCGTAGCAGCAATGCAAGAGTAG